From a region of the Nitrospira sp. genome:
- a CDS encoding ribonuclease H-like domain-containing protein gives MKVVLDIETVQAPRNEWARLLGKSSASEGSPPAEGGYDLFAAGVAEERRRAEDESYAKSAFDGTFSRIVCIGLLEFSDQMEARSAVAWFGADERELLRQFWARLAHDRPTLFITHNGLGFDLPFIRKRSIINQVKPSLDINLAKFRAEPVYDTMAIWSNWDTRGWVKLDVLARALQVETKSGSGEQVAEMWEKGQGRELAEYCLQDTYVTYACYCRMNFRQPLSREVVLLQPELYDIG, from the coding sequence ATGAAGGTCGTGCTCGACATCGAAACCGTTCAGGCTCCCCGCAATGAATGGGCTCGTCTATTGGGGAAATCGTCGGCAAGTGAGGGGTCTCCACCGGCGGAAGGGGGTTACGATCTCTTTGCAGCAGGAGTTGCTGAAGAACGGCGCCGCGCGGAGGACGAGTCGTATGCCAAATCAGCGTTCGATGGGACATTCAGCCGCATCGTTTGCATCGGTCTGCTGGAATTTTCCGATCAGATGGAGGCTCGTAGCGCCGTTGCCTGGTTTGGCGCGGACGAACGTGAGCTGCTCCGGCAATTTTGGGCCAGACTGGCCCACGACCGTCCCACCTTGTTCATCACGCATAACGGGCTTGGTTTTGACCTCCCCTTCATTAGGAAGCGGTCCATCATCAATCAAGTGAAACCCAGCCTCGACATCAATCTGGCGAAATTCCGTGCCGAACCGGTCTATGACACGATGGCGATCTGGAGTAATTGGGATACGAGGGGTTGGGTCAAGCTCGATGTCTTGGCCCGAGCGTTACAGGTGGAAACAAAATCAGGCAGCGGAGAGCAGGTCGCCGAAATGTGGGAGAAGGGGCAGGGCCGCGAGCTTGCGGAGTACTGTCTGCAAGACACCTACGTGACGTATGCCTGCTACTGCCGCATGAACTTTCGCCAGCCTCTGTCCAGGGAAGTCGTTCTGCTGCAACCTGAGTTGTACGACATCGGCTGA
- the miaB gene encoding tRNA (N6-isopentenyl adenosine(37)-C2)-methylthiotransferase MiaB: MMVKTLPQVHIETFGCQMNESDSELVRSMLKREGFVFTEDRERADVVLVNTCAIRENAHNKIYAHLSELRALKKHRPLVVGVLGCMAQNLKAAMAEKEPLIDVLAGPDAYRHLPSLLTTALAAQEQGLSQKGFALELSEYETYEGIMPDRDSGVNAWVTVMRGCDNFCSFCVVPYTRGRERSRDPESVLREARDAAVRGFRQITLLGQNVNSYRHGEWDFAKLISAVADTPGIERVRFTSPHPKDFPSGLIEAIAAHPKVCKHIHLPLQAGSDRILERMGRTYTGTEYLALVDRIRSAIPDVVLTTDIICGFCSESDEDYQATSRMVEQVQFDSAYIFKYSERKHTIAARKYPDDIPDHVKGMRVAQLVEIQRRITLGRNRLYIGTALEVLIEGDATRSSSQGMGKTDGNITVVWDKGTGHFRPGTLMTKHIFDASAATLYGE; the protein is encoded by the coding sequence ATGATGGTAAAGACCCTCCCCCAAGTGCACATCGAGACATTCGGCTGCCAGATGAACGAATCGGACAGCGAACTCGTTCGCTCGATGCTCAAACGGGAGGGCTTCGTTTTTACCGAAGACCGTGAGCGGGCCGACGTGGTGCTGGTCAATACCTGCGCTATTCGAGAGAACGCTCACAACAAGATCTACGCCCATCTTTCCGAGTTGAGGGCGCTGAAAAAACACCGTCCGCTCGTCGTCGGCGTCCTCGGATGCATGGCCCAAAACCTCAAGGCCGCCATGGCGGAGAAGGAACCCCTCATCGATGTGTTGGCCGGGCCGGACGCCTACCGGCACCTTCCGTCGCTGCTGACAACAGCCCTCGCTGCGCAAGAACAGGGACTGTCTCAAAAAGGATTCGCCCTTGAGCTGTCGGAGTATGAAACCTATGAAGGGATCATGCCGGACCGCGATAGCGGGGTGAATGCCTGGGTCACCGTGATGCGAGGCTGCGATAATTTTTGTTCCTTCTGTGTCGTTCCCTATACTAGAGGACGTGAACGCTCACGAGATCCGGAGTCCGTGCTGCGTGAAGCTCGTGATGCAGCCGTCAGAGGGTTCAGGCAAATCACGCTGCTCGGTCAGAACGTGAATTCCTACCGTCATGGAGAGTGGGACTTTGCCAAGCTCATCAGCGCCGTGGCAGACACGCCGGGCATCGAGCGAGTGCGATTTACCTCCCCTCATCCTAAAGACTTTCCCTCTGGACTGATCGAGGCCATCGCCGCGCATCCAAAAGTTTGCAAGCACATTCACCTGCCGCTTCAGGCAGGGAGCGATCGGATACTCGAACGGATGGGACGGACCTACACAGGAACCGAGTACCTGGCTCTGGTAGATCGCATTCGAAGCGCCATCCCCGATGTCGTGCTGACCACTGATATCATCTGCGGGTTCTGCTCAGAGTCGGACGAGGACTATCAAGCCACTTCTCGCATGGTGGAACAGGTCCAGTTCGATTCGGCCTATATCTTCAAATATTCCGAGCGGAAGCACACGATTGCGGCAAGGAAATACCCGGACGATATCCCCGATCACGTCAAGGGCATGCGCGTTGCCCAACTGGTGGAGATTCAACGCCGCATTACCTTGGGACGCAACCGACTGTACATCGGCACGGCTCTGGAAGTTTTGATCGAGGGTGACGCAACCCGTTCTTCTTCGCAAGGGATGGGAAAGACCGATGGGAATATCACGGTCGTATGGGACAAAGGTACCGGGCACTTTCGACCGGGCACTCTCATGACGAAACATATCTTTGATGCATCGGCTGCGACTCTCTATGGGGAATGA
- the mtaB gene encoding tRNA (N(6)-L-threonylcarbamoyladenosine(37)-C(2))-methylthiotransferase MtaB → MNIRASLHTLGCRLNQAETSILGEGLRHKGFQLVDFGQPTDLLVLNTCAVTEDAERTSRYLIRKTLKHSPHAFIAVTGCYAQTGMETLKQQAGIDLIVGHQFKLDLPAYLPPAHELRKRSVVEIHHTRTMSRENFDLPHFAEPDSTRALLKIQDGCSAMCSFCIIPFARGHERSRTFDDILHEVESLTAGGYREIVLTGVNIGQYSHNGLDFCGLLRRLDRVADLERIRISSIEPTTVSDELLELLASSKKFCPYLHIPLQSGDDQVLQAMNRRHTIKTYRRLIETAVAMIPDLGLGADLLVGFPGETEAAFRNTLAAATDLPFSYFHVFPYSSRPGTAAMRLKQHVPTAAVKKRTGMLLDLDRAKRLAFHNRQIGKTVSVLFEAGARESYRVGTTPNFTKVAVMDSEALQNRILPVTISAATDRCTFGHVVYAQPANSALAVL, encoded by the coding sequence ATGAATATCCGTGCATCACTTCATACGCTCGGCTGCCGCCTGAATCAAGCCGAAACATCGATCCTGGGCGAAGGTCTGCGGCACAAGGGTTTTCAGCTCGTGGACTTCGGTCAACCGACCGACCTCCTCGTGCTCAATACTTGTGCGGTTACGGAAGACGCGGAACGAACCTCGCGATACCTGATTCGCAAAACCCTGAAACACTCTCCCCATGCCTTCATCGCCGTGACCGGCTGTTACGCTCAAACGGGAATGGAGACCCTTAAGCAGCAAGCAGGAATCGATCTCATCGTAGGCCACCAATTCAAACTCGACTTGCCTGCCTATCTCCCTCCCGCCCATGAGTTACGGAAGCGTTCCGTCGTGGAGATTCATCATACAAGAACGATGTCGCGGGAAAACTTTGATCTCCCGCACTTCGCAGAACCTGACTCCACCCGTGCGCTACTCAAAATACAGGACGGTTGCAGCGCGATGTGCAGCTTCTGCATTATTCCGTTTGCGCGGGGGCACGAGCGCAGTAGAACATTCGACGACATCCTCCATGAAGTCGAATCCTTAACGGCTGGAGGATACCGGGAGATCGTGCTGACCGGAGTGAATATCGGGCAGTATTCGCACAACGGCTTGGACTTTTGCGGGTTACTGCGGCGACTCGATCGAGTCGCCGACCTCGAACGCATCCGCATCTCTTCGATTGAACCCACAACCGTCAGCGACGAATTACTCGAACTCCTCGCGTCATCGAAGAAATTCTGTCCGTACCTGCATATCCCTTTGCAAAGCGGAGACGACCAAGTCTTGCAGGCTATGAATCGACGCCATACGATCAAGACCTATCGTAGACTGATCGAAACGGCCGTCGCGATGATTCCAGATCTGGGCCTTGGAGCTGATCTCCTGGTCGGATTTCCCGGGGAGACAGAAGCGGCATTTCGGAATACGTTGGCCGCCGCAACAGACCTTCCCTTCTCCTATTTTCATGTATTCCCGTATTCATCTCGGCCGGGTACGGCCGCGATGCGCCTAAAACAACACGTGCCGACGGCCGCGGTAAAGAAACGGACAGGTATGCTCCTGGATCTGGATCGTGCCAAACGGCTCGCGTTTCACAATAGGCAAATTGGAAAGACGGTTTCGGTGTTATTTGAAGCGGGAGCACGAGAGTCGTATCGCGTCGGTACAACCCCGAACTTTACGAAGGTCGCGGTCATGGATTCCGAGGCTCTTCAGAATCGGATTCTACCCGTCACGATTTCCGCCGCGACAGACCGCTGTACGTTCGGCCATGTCGTCTATGCTCAACCGGCGAACTCCGCTCTGGCGGTCCTATGA
- a CDS encoding MFS transporter, translating into MKHGSFDLTGLMNRRILVMLPLGFASGLPLALTSGTLQAWLTVEGVDLKTIGIFTLVGLPYTLKFLWAPVMDRVVPPWLGRRRGWMVLTQLCVAVGLGLMAATNPRIHPGWLAAYALLVAFLAASLDIVFDAYRTETLRPHERGLGAAVWVNGYRIALLASGAGALVLADYIGWQMTYLAMAVVMLAGMVIVLVSPAPTLVADAPKSLKEAVGAPLAEFFTRPHAWGFLAVIILYKLGDAFASTLQTAFLIGGLGFSATDVGAVKGLGVFATLLGAFFGGLLMTRSGLVRSLLLFGVLQAVSNLGFVALALAGKNATVLTAAVVIENVTGGMGTAAFVALVMSLCDPRYTATQFALLSSLEALGRVFAGRPSADVVALVGWTQFFVLTVVAALPGLWAVWRIRRVLDPEQPALPRTSVMDPDSQGPGERSQGKLIG; encoded by the coding sequence ATGAAACACGGATCCTTCGACCTGACCGGTCTCATGAATCGGCGCATATTGGTGATGCTGCCGCTGGGTTTTGCGTCCGGCCTTCCGCTTGCGCTCACGTCCGGTACGTTGCAGGCCTGGCTGACGGTCGAGGGAGTCGATCTCAAGACCATCGGTATTTTCACGCTGGTCGGACTTCCCTATACCCTCAAATTCCTTTGGGCTCCCGTGATGGATCGGGTGGTTCCTCCCTGGTTAGGTCGGCGCCGTGGATGGATGGTGTTGACGCAACTCTGCGTTGCAGTCGGCCTCGGGCTCATGGCCGCCACCAATCCGCGAATTCATCCTGGCTGGCTGGCGGCGTATGCGCTGCTGGTCGCATTTCTTGCCGCTTCGTTGGATATCGTCTTTGACGCCTATCGCACGGAAACTCTCCGTCCTCACGAGCGTGGATTGGGTGCGGCGGTGTGGGTGAACGGGTATCGTATTGCACTGTTGGCCTCCGGGGCCGGCGCGTTGGTGCTTGCCGATTATATTGGATGGCAGATGACGTATCTCGCGATGGCTGTCGTCATGCTGGCGGGAATGGTTATCGTCTTGGTCAGCCCGGCTCCCACACTTGTTGCCGATGCCCCGAAGAGCCTGAAAGAAGCCGTCGGCGCGCCTCTCGCTGAATTCTTCACCCGGCCCCATGCGTGGGGCTTCTTGGCCGTGATTATCCTCTACAAGCTTGGAGATGCCTTTGCATCTACACTCCAGACCGCCTTTCTAATAGGTGGGCTTGGCTTTTCCGCGACGGATGTCGGTGCCGTGAAGGGGTTAGGTGTTTTTGCCACATTGCTGGGCGCTTTTTTCGGCGGGCTCTTGATGACCAGGTCCGGACTCGTGCGGTCGCTGTTGCTCTTCGGTGTATTGCAGGCTGTCTCAAACCTCGGATTTGTCGCATTGGCATTGGCAGGAAAAAATGCGACGGTACTGACAGCGGCAGTCGTGATCGAAAATGTGACAGGAGGGATGGGAACTGCAGCGTTCGTGGCATTGGTCATGTCGCTCTGTGATCCGCGGTATACGGCCACTCAGTTCGCGCTGCTGTCTTCATTGGAAGCGTTGGGAAGGGTATTTGCCGGCCGCCCATCAGCGGATGTCGTTGCCTTGGTCGGATGGACGCAGTTTTTTGTCTTGACTGTGGTGGCGGCTCTACCGGGTCTCTGGGCCGTCTGGCGGATCCGACGGGTTCTCGATCCGGAACAACCGGCCCTCCCACGAACATCCGTCATGGACCCCGACTCACAAGGACCAGGTGAACGCAGTCAGGGCAAGCTGATCGGCTGA
- a CDS encoding DUF4359 domain-containing protein, producing MSLLRLSMLVVALTGAVGLAWSNPTMDDYLRFIEQELGKAVDRMDQRTPTREQQFIRQMFQSQSKKLLESVVRPNTARHNWWFLSRYETDVADTHVVVLGLGGQFIPLHGVEEVTLKIGRMAF from the coding sequence ATGAGCCTTCTTCGTTTGAGCATGCTGGTCGTGGCACTGACCGGCGCGGTCGGTCTGGCATGGTCGAATCCCACCATGGACGACTATTTGCGCTTTATTGAACAGGAACTCGGCAAAGCGGTGGACCGAATGGATCAGCGTACACCGACTCGAGAACAGCAATTCATTCGGCAGATGTTTCAGTCACAAAGCAAGAAACTTCTAGAGTCAGTTGTTCGGCCGAATACCGCAAGACACAACTGGTGGTTTCTTAGCCGGTATGAGACGGATGTGGCAGATACACACGTTGTGGTTCTCGGTCTTGGCGGTCAATTCATTCCTCTCCATGGTGTCGAGGAAGTGACGCTGAAAATTGGGCGAATGGCCTTTTAA
- a CDS encoding vitamin B12-dependent ribonucleotide reductase: MRIERRFTCRGMSPYDGLAFVKRSSEIRNPDGSTVFKLENIDVPESWTQLAIDILAQKYFRKAGVPQRDQNGQPLVGSDGEPVRGGERDARQVFERMAGCWTHWGKSYGYFKSPEDADSFHDEMCYMLAHQMAAPNSPQWFNTGLHYAYGLSGPAQGHYYVDPKTREVVKATNAFEHPQPHACFIQSIEDDLVNENGIMDLWVREARLFKYGSGTGTNFSKLRGDGEGLSGGGRSSGLMSFLKIGDRAAGAIKSGGTTRRAAKMVCLDLDHPDIEEFIDWKVVEEQKVAAMVTGSKICAQRLNAVLKACHTVDGQGALRLDLDHKTNPVLRDALTSARRDMVPEPYIQRMFSYAQQGFTHFVFHEYDTNWDGKAYQTVSGQNSNNSVRIPNEFFAALEVDGDWQLKRRTNGKVCKTIKARELWDRVAWAAWICADPGTQYDTIINEWHTCPEDGRINASNPCSEYMFLDDTACNLASLNLTKFYTADGQFELEHFRHAVRLWTVALEISVLMASFPSRSIAEKSYQFRTLGLGYANLGTVLMRQGIPYDSPKALAICGAITSIMTGEAYSASAEMAAELSPFPGYAKNREHMLRVIRNHRRAAYQVSRTEYEGLTVVPEGIRPDHCPPDMLIAARRAWDHALELGSAYGYRNAQVTVIAPTGTIGLVMDCDTTGIEPDFALVKFKKLAGGGYFKIINQSLPIALSNLGYTDQQVQDVIRYCVGNQTLKGAPFVNHDTLRQKGFDDAALDRLERSLAQAFEIQFAFNKFTLGEAFCAEKLGLTEAQLNETNFNMLKALGFTQEEIAAANDFCSGTMTVEGAPHLKAEHLAVFDCANRCGRIGQRSIAVDAHIRMMAAAQPFISGAISKTINMPADATLDDVKSAYLLAWKSMVKAVALYRDGSKLSQPLSASTDSGKAVEAAPSVLEMAEKVTERVMFRYLAKRRPLPSRRNGYTQKAIVGGHKLYLRTGEYDDGTVGEIFLDMHKEGAAFRSLMNCFAIAISLGLQHGVPLEEFVEAFVFTRFEPNGPVKLNDRIKMSTSIIDYIFRELAVTYLERYDLAQVKEEDLRMDSMKKDDMDPECSEEVADLDALAKSSVLTEHLPIRRNGGKGHGHGNGHGHSVARQVEITRETLTLTEIQNAKDARIKGYEGDPCPECKQFTMVRNGTCLKCVTCGATSGCS, from the coding sequence GTGAGAATTGAACGAAGATTCACCTGTCGAGGAATGAGCCCTTACGATGGTCTGGCGTTCGTCAAACGGTCGTCGGAGATCCGGAACCCTGATGGGTCCACTGTCTTCAAGCTCGAGAATATCGATGTTCCCGAGTCATGGACTCAGTTGGCTATCGATATATTGGCTCAAAAGTATTTCCGGAAGGCCGGCGTTCCACAGCGCGACCAGAACGGTCAGCCGCTTGTCGGTTCGGACGGTGAGCCGGTTCGGGGTGGAGAGCGGGACGCCCGTCAGGTTTTTGAGCGCATGGCGGGATGCTGGACTCATTGGGGCAAGTCTTACGGGTATTTCAAGTCGCCGGAAGATGCCGACTCTTTCCACGATGAGATGTGTTACATGCTGGCGCACCAAATGGCGGCGCCGAATTCTCCCCAATGGTTCAACACCGGCCTTCATTATGCCTATGGGTTGTCGGGACCGGCGCAAGGACATTATTACGTCGACCCCAAGACCCGCGAGGTGGTGAAAGCCACCAATGCGTTCGAACATCCTCAACCTCATGCCTGTTTCATTCAGTCGATTGAGGACGATCTCGTGAATGAAAACGGGATTATGGATCTCTGGGTTCGGGAGGCTCGGTTATTCAAATATGGTTCCGGGACCGGGACGAACTTCTCGAAACTCCGGGGGGATGGAGAAGGACTTTCAGGCGGTGGGCGGTCTTCGGGTCTCATGTCGTTTCTCAAAATTGGAGATCGAGCCGCCGGGGCGATCAAGTCGGGGGGGACCACGCGCCGCGCCGCCAAGATGGTCTGTTTAGATCTCGATCACCCGGACATCGAGGAATTCATCGATTGGAAAGTCGTCGAAGAGCAAAAAGTTGCCGCGATGGTAACGGGTTCAAAGATTTGTGCCCAGCGTCTCAATGCCGTGCTGAAAGCCTGTCATACGGTCGATGGCCAGGGTGCGTTGAGGCTGGATCTCGATCACAAGACGAATCCGGTCTTGCGTGACGCTCTGACGTCGGCCCGTCGCGATATGGTGCCCGAGCCGTATATCCAACGAATGTTTTCCTACGCGCAGCAGGGTTTCACGCATTTCGTGTTTCATGAGTACGATACCAATTGGGATGGGAAGGCCTATCAGACGGTCTCCGGGCAAAATTCGAACAACAGTGTCAGAATTCCGAATGAGTTTTTTGCTGCGCTCGAAGTAGACGGGGACTGGCAACTCAAACGCCGAACGAACGGCAAGGTCTGTAAGACCATCAAGGCGAGAGAGCTATGGGACCGGGTCGCTTGGGCGGCATGGATTTGCGCCGATCCCGGGACGCAATACGATACCATCATCAACGAGTGGCACACCTGTCCGGAGGATGGCCGCATCAACGCCTCGAATCCTTGTTCTGAATACATGTTTTTGGACGATACGGCTTGTAACCTCGCCTCCCTCAATCTCACGAAGTTCTACACTGCCGATGGGCAATTCGAACTGGAGCATTTCCGACATGCCGTTCGGTTGTGGACCGTCGCGTTGGAGATCAGCGTGCTGATGGCTTCCTTCCCAAGCCGATCGATAGCCGAAAAAAGCTATCAGTTCCGGACGCTTGGGTTGGGCTATGCGAATCTGGGCACGGTCCTGATGCGACAAGGGATCCCGTATGATTCGCCGAAAGCTCTGGCGATCTGCGGGGCCATCACTTCCATTATGACCGGAGAGGCGTACAGCGCCTCGGCTGAAATGGCAGCCGAGTTGTCGCCGTTCCCGGGGTACGCAAAAAATCGAGAACACATGCTGCGGGTCATTCGCAATCACCGACGGGCGGCGTACCAGGTGTCGCGTACCGAGTATGAAGGTCTCACGGTCGTTCCGGAGGGAATCCGCCCCGATCATTGTCCTCCGGACATGCTCATCGCTGCCAGACGAGCCTGGGACCATGCGCTTGAACTCGGGTCAGCCTATGGGTACCGCAACGCACAGGTGACCGTGATCGCTCCAACCGGCACGATTGGGTTGGTCATGGATTGTGATACCACCGGCATTGAGCCGGACTTTGCTCTGGTGAAGTTTAAGAAGCTGGCCGGTGGAGGGTATTTTAAGATCATCAATCAAAGCCTGCCGATTGCTCTGAGCAACCTCGGATATACAGACCAGCAGGTGCAGGATGTCATCCGCTACTGTGTCGGTAATCAGACGCTCAAGGGAGCACCTTTCGTCAATCACGATACTCTGCGCCAGAAGGGATTCGACGACGCAGCCTTGGATCGTCTGGAGCGCAGCTTGGCACAAGCGTTCGAAATTCAGTTCGCCTTCAATAAATTTACGCTGGGAGAAGCGTTTTGCGCCGAGAAACTCGGTCTGACTGAGGCGCAGCTGAATGAGACGAACTTCAATATGCTGAAGGCGCTCGGCTTCACGCAGGAAGAAATTGCGGCTGCAAACGATTTCTGTTCCGGGACGATGACGGTGGAAGGAGCGCCGCACTTGAAGGCCGAGCACCTGGCGGTATTCGACTGTGCCAATCGATGCGGTCGAATCGGACAACGCTCCATCGCCGTCGATGCGCATATCCGCATGATGGCTGCGGCGCAACCCTTCATCAGCGGCGCGATCAGCAAGACCATCAACATGCCGGCCGATGCCACGCTTGATGACGTCAAGTCGGCCTATTTGCTTGCCTGGAAAAGCATGGTCAAAGCAGTGGCGCTGTATCGTGACGGGTCCAAGCTTAGCCAACCGTTGAGCGCTTCGACCGATAGTGGAAAGGCCGTGGAGGCCGCCCCTAGTGTCTTGGAGATGGCGGAGAAAGTTACCGAACGGGTGATGTTTCGCTATCTCGCCAAGCGGCGCCCGTTGCCGAGCAGACGCAATGGGTACACGCAAAAGGCCATAGTCGGAGGACATAAGCTCTATCTACGAACCGGCGAGTATGATGATGGGACGGTCGGGGAAATCTTTTTGGACATGCATAAGGAGGGGGCGGCATTCAGAAGCCTCATGAATTGCTTCGCGATCGCCATTTCTCTTGGGCTCCAGCATGGCGTGCCGCTGGAAGAATTTGTCGAGGCGTTTGTCTTTACCAGGTTTGAGCCGAACGGTCCCGTGAAATTGAACGATCGAATCAAAATGTCGACGTCCATCATCGATTACATTTTCCGTGAATTGGCCGTCACGTATCTCGAACGTTATGACCTAGCGCAGGTGAAGGAAGAAGATCTGCGCATGGATTCGATGAAAAAAGACGATATGGACCCCGAATGTTCCGAAGAAGTGGCGGACCTCGATGCACTGGCCAAATCGTCCGTCCTGACGGAACATCTTCCGATCCGTCGGAACGGGGGAAAAGGACATGGGCATGGAAATGGGCATGGGCATAGTGTTGCTCGGCAGGTCGAGATCACTAGGGAAACGCTGACACTGACAGAGATTCAAAATGCCAAAGATGCCAGGATCAAGGGCTATGAAGGCGATCCCTGTCCCGAATGCAAGCAGTTCACCATGGTCCGGAACGGCACCTGCCTCAAATGTGTCACGTGCGGCGCGACGAGCGGATGTTCATAA
- a CDS encoding septal ring lytic transglycosylase RlpA family protein → MRLEPLARTASRFIVVVGLLGVLVSQGCTTPSRRADQFPGYPVGFVERGMASWYGPGFHGNKTANGDRYDMHKLTAAHRTLPLGSVAVVHSLTSGRHITVRINDRGPFARGRILDLSLAGAEALGMIGNGTDQIELRVVGYNGRPEGMGVLRLQIGAFADLQNAQALFLQVQRDFADGRIIQVDLPEGRRYRVQIGRFLSESEAQAASTRVDRTFGLQSFVVRDDG, encoded by the coding sequence ATGCGGCTGGAGCCGCTCGCGAGAACTGCTTCTAGATTCATCGTCGTGGTCGGTCTCTTGGGGGTCCTCGTCTCCCAGGGATGCACCACGCCTTCCCGTCGTGCCGATCAATTTCCCGGATATCCTGTTGGATTTGTCGAGCGAGGGATGGCTTCATGGTATGGCCCCGGTTTTCATGGAAATAAGACGGCCAACGGGGATCGGTACGACATGCACAAGCTGACCGCTGCTCATCGGACGCTGCCGTTGGGATCCGTCGCAGTTGTTCATTCATTGACCTCGGGTCGCCATATCACGGTTAGGATTAACGATCGGGGGCCTTTCGCGAGGGGGCGAATCTTGGACTTGTCCTTGGCGGGTGCTGAGGCTCTCGGGATGATCGGTAATGGAACCGATCAGATCGAGCTTCGAGTTGTGGGCTATAATGGCCGACCTGAAGGGATGGGGGTATTACGGCTTCAAATCGGGGCATTCGCTGATCTGCAGAACGCGCAGGCACTGTTCTTACAGGTCCAACGAGATTTTGCCGATGGGCGCATCATTCAGGTCGATCTTCCGGAAGGGCGCCGTTACCGAGTTCAAATCGGCCGCTTCCTGTCTGAGTCGGAGGCTCAGGCGGCTTCGACTCGTGTCGATCGTACATTTGGTCTGCAGTCGTTTGTGGTGCGGGATGATGGCTAG
- a CDS encoding HlyC/CorC family transporter has translation MDILILLGLIGLSAIISTAEIGFFSVNETRLKALAQNGSKRAEKAVQLRSDPQKLFSTILVGDRLVSTAIPMFATFITLNTYGGKSVFEEAIAVMVGILTFVLLVSVDVVPKTLAAKFSVPVTLNLAYPVYWVQVMLKPILFLMVPLIYKLTGGKGLTHPLVTEEELKIMLDQGGKAGELESEEVKMIKNVFQLKDITAEDAMTPRIYVFALDGNLRLKEAEELLYNSKYSRIPLYDGTLDNITGILYKTKALTELAKGRAEVRLRDIAHPPLFVPGGKTADDLMKQFQQDKRHMGVVVNEFGGVMGLVTLEDLLEEVVGEIVDETDITEELIKRIGKSQILVHGRTEVRKVNDFLKVDLGGDEALTIGGLIQENLGRIPAAGEELRIENCRLVVHEADPRSIRSVHIFKEEKVAVPVEAPV, from the coding sequence ATGGACATCCTCATCCTTTTGGGATTGATAGGGTTATCCGCCATTATTTCCACTGCCGAGATCGGCTTCTTCTCGGTCAATGAAACTCGCCTGAAAGCATTGGCTCAAAACGGGAGCAAACGGGCAGAAAAAGCCGTTCAACTGCGGAGCGACCCACAAAAGCTCTTCTCGACCATTCTGGTGGGCGATCGCCTGGTCAGCACAGCCATCCCAATGTTCGCCACTTTTATCACGTTGAATACATATGGAGGGAAGAGCGTTTTTGAAGAAGCCATTGCGGTGATGGTCGGCATCTTGACCTTTGTGCTCCTAGTATCCGTGGACGTGGTCCCTAAGACTCTGGCTGCCAAATTTTCAGTACCTGTCACTCTCAACTTGGCCTACCCAGTCTATTGGGTCCAAGTGATGTTGAAGCCGATTCTTTTCTTGATGGTGCCGCTGATCTACAAATTGACAGGAGGGAAGGGGCTGACTCATCCATTGGTGACAGAGGAAGAGTTGAAAATCATGCTGGACCAGGGCGGCAAGGCCGGAGAGCTGGAATCCGAAGAAGTCAAGATGATCAAGAACGTGTTTCAATTAAAGGACATTACGGCGGAAGACGCGATGACGCCCCGCATTTATGTCTTTGCGCTCGACGGAAACCTTCGGCTCAAGGAAGCAGAGGAGCTGTTGTACAATTCGAAGTACTCCAGAATTCCGCTCTACGATGGAACGCTCGATAACATCACGGGCATTCTCTACAAAACCAAGGCACTCACCGAGCTGGCCAAAGGGCGGGCGGAAGTGCGTCTGCGGGATATCGCTCATCCTCCGCTCTTTGTCCCAGGAGGCAAAACAGCGGATGATTTGATGAAGCAGTTTCAGCAGGACAAGCGCCACATGGGAGTCGTGGTAAATGAATTCGGGGGCGTCATGGGGCTTGTGACCCTCGAGGATCTGCTGGAAGAGGTCGTCGGCGAAATTGTCGATGAAACGGATATCACGGAAGAACTCATCAAGCGGATTGGGAAAAGCCAAATCCTGGTCCATGGAAGGACAGAAGTGCGGAAAGTGAACGACTTCCTGAAGGTCGACCTTGGAGGAGATGAAGCCCTGACTATCGGAGGGCTGATCCAAGAGAATCTCGGCCGAATCCCTGCAGCCGGAGAAGAACTCCGCATCGAGAATTGTCGCTTGGTCGTCCACGAGGCCGACCCGCGCTCAATACGGAGCGTGCATATTTTCAAGGAAGAGAAGGTGGCGGTGCCGGTCGAGGCTCCCGTATGA